One window of the Cryptomeria japonica chromosome 7, Sugi_1.0, whole genome shotgun sequence genome contains the following:
- the LOC131038979 gene encoding cytochrome P450 716B1 — MADIMEDIMALLTPELLYSTLFLIILSSLLIIARSVNPRKGKNVPPGKLGFPVIGETIGYLKARKANKGKEWIEKKVKKYGPVFKTSLMGCPTVVLTGQAGNRFLFMNDYSNIFTKHSTRSVTKIFGRTSLLELPVEEHKRIRSAIMSFLKPEALQKFAAKMDSVIRRHFAECWEGKESVNVWPLMKSLTFQVAADLLFGLTDRQETEILGQEFAKAVKGLWALPIDVPGTSFRTCLKARANICATLKSLLEEKRRDVAQRGASPRQDLMTWLLTMRDENGKTLTEEEIIDNMIVLMIAGHDTTAILLTHLVRTLALNPHVHQRILKEHKEILQGKQPNEPLCWEDIQKMKYSWKVAQETLRLTPPVFGGFRTTIKDLEYEGFTIPKGWQLYWVTSPTHRSEEVFKDADKFDPSHFESQLSPYNFISFGAGPCVCPGYDFAKMESIIFLYHLISKYNWSLMIPDEKITCDPLPIPVMELPIKLQSLTTSE; from the exons ATGGCGGATATCATGGAGGATATCATGGCTCTGTTAACCCCTGAGCTCCTGTATTCCACTCTGTTTCTCATCATACTTTCCTCCCTGCTCATCATAGCCAGATCAGTGAACCCCCGAAAAGGAAAAAATGTTCCCcctggaaaattagggtttcctgtCATCGGTGAAACGATTGGATACCTGAAAGCTCGCAAGGCAAACAAAGGTAAAGAATGGATAGAGAAAAAGGTTAAAAAATACGGCCCTGTGTTCAAAACATCTTTAATGGGGTGCCCTACAGTCGTCCTCACCGGCCAAGCCGGAAACCGCTTCCTTTTCATGAACGACTACAGCAACATATTCACAAAGCACTCGACTCGGTCGGTCACAAAGATCTTCGGTCGCACCAGTTTACTGGAACTCCCGGTGGAAGAGCACAAGCGTATCAGATCCGCCATTATGTCCTTCCTTAAGCCCGAGGCCCTCCAAAAATTCGCTGCGAAAATGGATTCTGTCATTAGACGGCATTTTGCAGAGTGCTGGGAAGGAAAAGAGAGCGTCAATGTGTGGCCGTTGATGAAGAGTCTCACTTTCCAAGTGGCCGCTGATTTGCTCTTCGGTTTGACGGACCGTCAAGAGACGGAGATTCTGGGCCAGGAATTTGCAAAAGCTGTAAAGGGACTTTGGGCTCTGCCCATTGATGTGCCCGGGACGAGCTTTCGCACGTGCTTAAAGGCGCGGGCTAATATTTGTGCCACGTTGAAGTCCTTGCTGGAAGAAAAGAGAAGGGATGTGGCCCAACGTGGCGCATCGCCTCGCCAGGATTTGATGACGTGGCTGCTGACTATGCGAGATGAGAATGGCAAAACCTTGACTGAGGAGGAGATCATTGATAACATGATTGTGCTTATGATTGCTGGGCATGATACCACAGCTATCCTTTTAACACATCTAGTGAGAACTTTGGCACTCAACCCCCATGTCCACCAAAGAATTCTTAAAG AGCACAAGGAGATTCTACAAGGAAAACAACCTAATGAACCTCTTTGTTGGGAAGACATTCAAAAAATGAAGTATTCATGGAAGGTAGCACAAGAAACATTGCGTTTGACACCTCCTGTATTTGGAGGATTTAGAACAACAATTAAAGATTTAGAATATGAAGGGTTTACAATCCCCAAAGGTTGGCAG TTATATTGGGTGACTAGTCCTACACATAGGAGTGAGGAAGTTTTTAAAGATGCAGACAAGTTtgatccttcacattttgagagcCAACTTTCACCCTACAATTTTATATCTTTTGGAGCAGGACCTTGTGTTTGTCCAGGATATGATTTTGCAAAGATGGAATCGATAATTTTTTTATACCATTTAATATCAAAATATAATTGGTCACTGATGATTCCAGATGAAAAAATAACATGTGACCCTTTGCCAATTCCTGTAATGGAATTGCCAATCAAACTTCAAAGTCTAACTACAAGTGAATAA